In Rhinatrema bivittatum chromosome 11, aRhiBiv1.1, whole genome shotgun sequence, a single window of DNA contains:
- the ALKBH6 gene encoding alpha-ketoglutarate-dependent dioxygenase alkB homolog 6, which yields MEETGSRISALEAFYVGQVPRTVYYVPEFITSAEEASLLQQVYNAPKPKWTQLSGRRLQNWGGLPHPRGMLAEKLPDWLQKYAEKISSFGVFGGNVANHVLVNEYRPGEGIMPHEDGPLYFPTVTTISLGSHTLLDFYHPISRGQHRADEQVTTPQTEQDRYFLSLLVEPRSLLVLGEDMYSCYLHGIRPATSDVITENVANVASCSSYRDKPLPRETRVSLTIRYVPKVLRTTISLGRRK from the exons ATGGAGGAGACTGGCTCTAGGATTTCTGCACTGGAGGCATTTTATGTAGGGCAG GTACCTCGAACTGTGTATTATGTCCCGGAGTTTATCACGTCAGCTGAGGAAGCCTCACTCCTGCAGCAG GTTTACAATGCCCCCAAACCAAAATGGACACAGCTGTCAGGAAGAAGACTGCAGAACTGGG GTGGTTTGCCCCATCCCCGCGGGATGTTGGCCGAGAAGCTCCCAGACTGGCTACAGAAGTATGCCGAGAAGATTTCCTCTTTTGGGGTGTTTGGAGGGAATGTAGCTAACCACGTGCTGGTCAATGAATATCGGCCCGGAGAAGGCATCATG cCTCATGAAGATGGACCTCTGTACTTCCCCACAGTAACCACCATCAGCCTGGGATCACATACCCTGCTGGACTTCTACCATCCAATCAGCAGAGGGCAGCACAGGGCAGACGAGCAG GTAACGACCCCCCAGACAGAGCAGGACCGGTACTTTCTGTCTCTGCTGGTGGAGCCACGCAGCCTCCTGGTGCTTGGAGAGGACATGTACAGCTGCTACCTCCATGGAATCCGCCCTGCCACCTCTGACGTCATCACGGAGAACGTGGCCAATGTCGCCAGCTGCAGCTCCTATCGTGACAAGCCACTGCCACGGGAGACCCGCGTGTCCCTTACCATCCGCTATGTCCCCAAAGTCCTGAGGACAACTATATCCTTGGGCAGGAGGAAGTGA